The window gactgtatatacacatttcctgtggtatttgatatcccacttcattttattgtaaatatacagagagaaaaattgcagtagccatggtcagctgactgaagttatcaagtaagttaatgtttgcagatttaccaGATTTGCGtcatcgcggacatcacactcccgagtctaatgcacaaagtctgaactaccgaggatgctgtccaaaatcagtgtactttgtattgagaaacgcgcacaGGGGTCCGTAAACAAGCCACACTTTTATTgtctggacattttttttttatctctcagaTCGATTCTAGGCCATTTAAAGGCTTATTTAGAGGTTTTTAAACTGGGAAATGACCATTGTTTGCCTGTCTTCAGTAGTTATGGTCAGCTTGAAcacaaaattgttctttttgattGTTATGTGGAGTCTCATTCTATGTTTACTCTTCTATTGACCATTATCCTGACAGCATTTACCTTTCTATGAGATGATATTTTGCTGTTCTATGATTAAgcccatttttttatattttaagtaagaTATTCAGTACATAAAAAGTGTATACGGGggaaattttttttatcacattaatGTCACAAACCGATAAAATAATGTGGCTGATATCTTAGACCctgtatttaatgcattatttcctgCATAGATGCTTCAGATGCGCACTTTTCACCATGATTGTTTTTAAATGCTTGAAATATTATTGGAAAcacttcgaaatggaaaatacagTGAACTGCAACATCTGCAGGGCAAGTGTATCATATAATGAAATCATtagttaatgtaaaataatgtaacagAATCTTTGTTCGCCCATATTTTAGCGTGTTGTTAAAGGAAGATCACATCCACAGTGGACCTAGTTCGAGTTCACGTGTGCATTTATAGGTCTACATTAATTGGAAATGCCAAACTcttaataatgacaatatttaatgattttgacaATATCTCTGGCAATAGTCCTTACATACTAGACTTCTTTTAACACACTCCATCTTATcgccttattattatttttttttacacaatgttGTCCAGTTACTTGTTTCCATtaaataagcattattttatttatctgtaaagctgctttatgtttgatttatgttgaactGTTTAATGCAGATATCTTTTTGGTAACCAAGCTctcaaataatgttaaaatgtggATTTAGACTTATCGGCCAACATATTAGTTATCggctttcatatttaaagaattatcgGTTATAAGTAGCAGCCTAAAATTTTCTTATCTGTGcatcaaaatgaagaaaaaaaaatagcttaatgTTCATATTTTTCATTGCTGGCGCTGATACAGGATTGATGTGCtctgtttttgttcgtttgtcctgtctttagttatattcctgcaatcagtttcTCACCAGGGACAAATTGCTGGACATTCAGCACCACACATCTCCCAATATATTTTTCAACTATTCTGATGTTCTGCTGGACATTATTGACGGTGGAGCAGCTGTGTTGATCACACACTTCAGGACGTGAAGATGGGGAAAAAGAGCTGGCGCACTCGTGATTTTGAATGCTGTCGCCtggcatccatctggcaaatctccgctctctacccaacaaaacggacaaacTCCTGTTGTCccagacaaataaggatttctcacactctgctgcccTGTGTTTTATGGAAACTTCGCTAAACGACACCATTCCAGACAGCGCACTCCATCTgctgggctttcagctgttcccagaatcaacggggaaatcgtgAGGCAGCAAGACATGCTTTCACATCAACGAAAGTTGGAGTACAGATGTAACAGTGTTAAATAAGATGTGCTATTCATATCTAGAAACTCTAATCATTAACTGCAAGACAGAACAACACCACCCTGACTTTGTTCTAATCTTTCTTGGGggctttaataaagcaaatctctcCAGTGAACTCCTGAACTCCTTCTGTGGCATCCACACTGATATTCTGCACATCAGGACAACTGTGAGTAGAAAatgtaatgtacataataattgtTGGAGTTATTTAATTCTTTTATTAACTGTTAATGTTGAGTGATCAGTTTGTAACCAATAGTTCATGCTCTTGGCtccataaatgaaaatatttccaaagtaaatgaaaaaataaaataaaatgacaaataacgCGACTCACTCTCTGGTGTGGAATAGCCTACTGTACGAAGAGTGAAATCACTCAGTGATCCTGGACTAAACACTGCTCAGAAATCCAGTTCAGCTGTTGTATAATATATGGttcatgttttacatttaaatcatcaTTTGTATGATGTTACTGTCATATATCACTTGGCATGAATGATGAAAGCAACTGCCAAAATAAAGCCTTTACTGACAGACCAAGACATGAAAGTCACTCTGATGATTCTGGAGCAGTTTGTTCTTTAGCGTGTTTGTTCTGGTGGGTCTGAAAACTACCTAAATAAGCGAATCTCTCGCCGCAGATGGGGCAGGAGTAAGGTTTCTCTCCTGTATGAACTCGCTGATGGACCTTAAGGACGTCAGATCGAGCAAACGTCTTTTCACACTGTAAGCATTTAAATGGTCTTTCACCGCTATGAATTATTGTGTGCATCTGTAAAGCAACACCCCTTCGGAAACTCTTGCCACAaacactgcattgaaatggtttttctccagtgtggattctctGATGTTCTTTAAAATGAGTAGAATTTGAAAAGCTCTTCCCGCAGTAGGAGCACAGatacggtttctctccggtgtgaatcctCTCGTGAAGATTCAGATATGATCTTTGACGGAATCCTTTGTTGCAGTGTTTGCACTGAAACGGTTTCTCGTCAGAATGGATTTTCTGGTGtgactttaaagagcttgagTTTGTGAAGGCTTTCTCGCATTCACTGCACTGAAACGGTCTCTCATTGGTGTGCAAACGCACATGTGTCCTCAGATGTGATATGTGGTTGTAGGTCTTCTTGCAGTGAGGACACTTGTATGGTCTTTCTCCCGTGTGGATTCGCTTATGAGCATCAAGACTTAATTTGGTGCTGTAATACTTGTCGCATTCGCTGCAGTGGAAAGACTTTTCACGGTGTGTATTCATGTGAACTAGTagtttagaaaaaattaaaaacaatttccCGCACTGTTTGCAGTGAAACTCCTTCTTCCCGCTGTGCTCTTTTAAATGAAGTTTCCTCTCTTCTACGGTAGGAAAGCTGATGTTGCATATCTTACAGTTGTAATCTTTCTGTTTTGGTTCTGTGTGTGTTCTCTCGTGTCTTGCTAAATGACCCTCTGAACTCAGTGATTTTCCACAGGTGCTGCAGGAGAAACTCTTGGTCTGCAGCTGCTCTTTTGAAGTTGAGACTGTTTCTTCATCTCCATCAGAAGATGAGCCACCATTGACATCTGAAAGGAAcaaaactttaattaaacaaCTTTAAAATATACTTGATTAAAGTTAGTCTGCATAATGCTCTTACATTCTTTttgcaatttattaataattattatgattcTGCTATATCGTCCATATCGCTGCTTATATAACACTTGCATTACCAAGGCAAGGACTGACGCATTtgtaggggtgcacgataaatatcggccaataattaattttaacatctcctcagtaaagccggttctctaatcagcagtaaattccatcaggtgcgtgatttcacacagagaagctgttactac is drawn from Carassius gibelio isolate Cgi1373 ecotype wild population from Czech Republic chromosome B1, carGib1.2-hapl.c, whole genome shotgun sequence and contains these coding sequences:
- the LOC127949499 gene encoding zinc finger protein 664-like, which codes for MLQTPLKMCSVKLVDCRNLIESRGEETTTEKQQQHTDEEEEENNGEDDEDCTEDNGDDDDEEFIPPDVNGGSSSDGDEETVSTSKEQLQTKSFSCSTCGKSLSSEGHLARHERTHTEPKQKDYNCKICNISFPTVEERKLHLKEHSGKKEFHCKQCGKLFLIFSKLLVHMNTHREKSFHCSECDKYYSTKLSLDAHKRIHTGERPYKCPHCKKTYNHISHLRTHVRLHTNERPFQCSECEKAFTNSSSLKSHQKIHSDEKPFQCKHCNKGFRQRSYLNLHERIHTGEKPYLCSYCGKSFSNSTHFKEHQRIHTGEKPFQCSVCGKSFRRGVALQMHTIIHSGERPFKCLQCEKTFARSDVLKVHQRVHTGEKPYSCPICGERFAYLGSFQTHQNKHAKEQTAPESSE